The following are encoded together in the Manduca sexta isolate Smith_Timp_Sample1 chromosome 22, JHU_Msex_v1.0, whole genome shotgun sequence genome:
- the LOC115442613 gene encoding uncharacterized protein LOC115442613 isoform X1: MSAEVQFPKKRRLPKLMACMTKTSLENLRSKALFSLDVLDAKGIRRQKLPLHECLILELRESGYTESSDYLQDLIYDNIQLVAEDDIGIVVDLRKREDYLEHICAGLQRAEKERDKENTKKECLELLDLAMHYAEKEKGILWLAEKFFLASIAVGSQYMIDGGRQKGCCKYHYAKFLLDKFPGADTDEPSQILTEVRDSAIGKTWPLYEAKDENEEVPSDTVFSATAIQLHRVLLNKARAVYATDPAKAERLSRLAERRARDANATDKTAEAIIQIGVCQLAMNNLNNAQKTFERAFKMHTDSNNLEGLCETRMHLAAVMQRLGDHETAARLLTEMGAIAMEHGLRKQLGEALHLLGELHLRRERPDLGTHHLSEAFSCFMGFGFKPSKSELVIDKELGGSKDVIHIYESHRKQVFEEEAEQSRLMMAVSAGQELMASYFNLLREAGTCSIAKMKTIEWKLSKAGWWVQRLHHDYLPCMCPIHNRTPLDVLRIQLETKAKSELAVDYSQGGSLLQRIDTVEDITKLRSSYHTSSRM; this comes from the exons gcaGAAATTGCCGCTGCACGaatgtttgattttagaacTGAGAGAGTCAGGTTATACAGAATCTTCGGATTATCTCCAAGACCTAATTTACGACAATATTCAACTCGTCGCCGAAGATGACATAGGCATTGTAGTGGATCTACGCAAGAGAGAAGATTATTTGGAGCATATTTGTGCTGGACTGCAAAGGGCTGAAAAAGAGAGAGATAAAG AGAATACAAAGAAGGAATGTTTAGAACTTCTTGATTTAGCAATGCATTATGCCGAAAAGGAAAAGGGAATATTATGGCTGGCGGAGAAATTTTTCTTGGCGTCCATAGCGGTTGGAAGTCAGTATATGATTGACGGTGGACGCCAAAAAGGCTGCTGTAAATACCATTATGCCAAATTCCTTTTGGATAAAT TTCCAGGGGCAGATACAGATGAACCGTCTCAAATACTGACCGAAGTTCGAGACAGCGCTATCGGAAAg ACCTGGCCTCTTTATGAAGCAAAAGATGAAAATGAGGAAGTGCCATCCGACACGGTGTTTTCTGCTACCGCGATACAACTGCACAGGGTTTTGCTGAACAAAGCAAGGGCTGTCTACGCAACGGATCCAGCCAAAGCAGAAAGACTTTCGAGACTTGCTGAAAGGAGGGCGAGAGATG CCAACGCAACGGACAAAACAGCCGAAGCTATAATCCAAATAGGTGTTTGCCAATTGGCTATGAACAACTTGAACAATGCGCAGAAGACATTTGAAAGGGCTTTCAAAATGCATACGGACAGCAATAATCTAGAAGGTTTGTGTGAAACGAGAATGCATCTAGCCGCTGTTATGCAACG CTTGGGAGACCATGAGACGGCTGCTCGATTGCTCACAGAAATGGGTGCAATTGCTATGGAACATGGACTGAGGAAGCAACTTGGAGAAGCCCTGCATTTACTTGGGGAGTTGCACCTGAGAAGGGAGCGACCGGATCTTGGCACTCACCATCTCTCGGAGGCCTTTTCATGTTTTATGGGTTTTGGATTTAAACCG TCGAAATCCGAATTGGTGATTGACAAAGAGTTGGGTGGTTCAAAAGATGTTATTCATATATATGAATCGCATAGGAAACAAGTATTCGAAGAAGAAGCCGAGCAGTCCAGACTCATGATGGCGGTGTCTGCGG gccAAGAACTTATGGCTTCGTACTTCAATCTGTTAAGAGAAGCTGGAACGTGTTCAATCGCAAAGATGAAGACTATTGAATGGAAATTATCTAAAGCTGGTTGGTGGGTGCAAAGGTTACATCATGATTATTTGCCTTGCATGTGCCCAATTCATAATCGTACTCCATTGGACGTGCTACG GATTCAATTAGAGACGAAGGCTAAATCGGAACTAGCAGTGGACTATTCACAGGGAGGTTCTTTACTTCAAAGAATTGATACGGTTGAGGATATAACAAAACTTCGCAGCAGTTATCACACGTCAAGCCGCATGTAA